In Fibrobacter sp. UWB15, a genomic segment contains:
- a CDS encoding ABC transporter permease, with translation MNKTDLNLIIENYLRNPFRSFGLSLLIALLASVLLVGGLLSFSLSKGLNRLSSRLGADVIVIPQGTEINDQSVLLQGDSKYAYLPQGSLEFIRGLDGVEIATPQYFLTTLNSSCCEQKVMIIGFEPASDFVIQPWIHEVLTDKLPKGAIVVGSEISVGEKRTVRFFDHEYPVAASLEPVGNKLDQAVFVDVATLADIREAAKAKGVIFLHQDVKSEGSDSPIYSSVLIKLRAGADIERLSREIHTRFDGVQIRTRKDLFSGLEKSANFLQIVVWSIVALFLVIAVAAIVISFSLSTRERRREYALLRIVGYARKRLRTLVLGESLLVSAVGTYIGLLLSSVTFFTFKIWIGEHVNVPFIVPGNAEIAAVYAVVVLLLHSVGPLAVYGVANKVSKIDAYAALREVEH, from the coding sequence ATGAACAAGACTGATTTGAATTTGATTATTGAAAATTACTTGCGAAACCCTTTCCGTAGTTTTGGGCTTTCACTTTTGATTGCTTTGCTCGCCTCGGTGCTTTTGGTGGGCGGGCTTTTGTCGTTTTCGCTTTCAAAGGGCCTGAATCGCCTTTCGTCTCGCTTGGGGGCCGATGTCATTGTGATTCCGCAGGGGACCGAGATTAATGATCAATCGGTTCTTTTGCAGGGCGATTCAAAGTATGCCTATTTGCCGCAGGGCTCGCTGGAATTTATTCGTGGCCTTGACGGCGTAGAAATTGCGACGCCGCAGTATTTTTTGACCACCTTGAATTCTAGCTGCTGCGAACAGAAAGTCATGATTATCGGTTTCGAGCCGGCTTCTGATTTTGTGATTCAGCCCTGGATTCACGAGGTCCTTACGGATAAACTCCCTAAGGGTGCTATCGTGGTGGGCAGTGAAATTAGCGTGGGCGAGAAAAGGACTGTCAGGTTCTTTGACCATGAATACCCTGTGGCGGCCAGTCTTGAACCGGTTGGCAACAAGTTGGATCAGGCCGTTTTTGTAGATGTGGCAACACTTGCCGATATCCGCGAGGCGGCTAAGGCCAAGGGCGTGATTTTCTTGCATCAAGATGTCAAGTCCGAGGGCTCGGATTCGCCGATTTACTCCAGCGTTTTAATTAAATTGCGCGCAGGGGCCGATATCGAGCGCCTCTCTCGAGAAATTCATACCCGCTTTGACGGCGTGCAGATTCGCACCCGCAAAGATTTGTTCTCGGGTCTTGAAAAGTCGGCGAATTTCTTGCAGATTGTGGTGTGGTCAATCGTGGCCCTTTTCTTGGTGATTGCGGTTGCCGCGATTGTGATTTCGTTTTCACTGTCGACTCGCGAACGCAGGCGTGAATATGCGCTTTTGCGAATTGTGGGTTATGCCCGCAAACGTTTAAGGACTCTTGTGCTGGGCGAATCGCTGCTGGTTTCGGCGGTAGGAACGTACATTGGCTTGCTGCTTTCGAGCGTGACGTTTTTCACTTTTAAAATTTGGATTGGCGAACATGTGAACGTGCCCTTTATTGTTCCTGGAAATGCCGAAATCGCCGCTGTTTACGCTGTGGTGGTTTTGCTTTTGCATTCGGTGGGGCCGTTGGCTGTTTATGGTGTGGCAAATAAGGTGAGCAAGATTGATGCCTACGCCGCTTTGAGGGAGGTAGAACATTGA
- a CDS encoding DUF4418 family protein, which yields MKQYKVFVVANLIFGVLLIVLTKLILPVCHPMGGGTMSCEISTTVDAFLGLALLANAVVAAGLLKKKAHVILSAVTLVVGVFVSLVPTVIVGTCQHAQMACHVITGPVLAVFGVLIALFAALNLIYLKLRRRNEQD from the coding sequence ATGAAACAGTACAAAGTATTTGTTGTTGCTAATCTTATTTTCGGCGTATTGCTGATTGTACTTACCAAGTTGATTTTGCCTGTTTGCCATCCGATGGGTGGTGGAACCATGAGCTGTGAAATTTCGACGACGGTAGATGCTTTTTTAGGACTTGCGTTGCTAGCAAATGCCGTCGTTGCTGCGGGGCTCCTTAAAAAGAAAGCACATGTTATTCTTTCTGCAGTAACGCTTGTGGTGGGTGTTTTTGTTTCGCTTGTGCCAACGGTAATTGTCGGAACATGCCAGCACGCTCAAATGGCATGTCACGTGATAACGGGTCCGGTACTTGCTGTTTTTGGTGTGCTGATTGCACTTTTTGCGGCGCTGAATTTGATTTACTTAAAACTGAGGAGGCGAAATGAACAAGACTGA
- a CDS encoding O-acetylhomoserine aminocarboxypropyltransferase/cysteine synthase family protein produces MSNQFSFDTLKLHAGYNPAEHNHAVSVPIYQTTAFTLDTVKRSDDLFYFDSAEALYTRLSNPTTDVLDARLTALHPGATGAVTLSSGMAAVTYSLLNVTAGKGRILATARSYGGSFDSFEQIFGETGVKYDIVENPDDPANFEALVKEDTKVIYIESITNPNATILDIEAIANIAHKHGIPLIVDNTVATPYLLNPFDFGADVVVYSATKGLTGHGNVIAGAIVENGKFNWKNGKFPQFDGQPHFLVSQQGVPRSFYDVFPNTPFTGRIRAIHLNYLGGAIAPFNSYLVLLGIETLSERLSKSVKSAEKIVEFLETRPEVSWVNHPHAKNSKYKALAAKYFPKGAGAILSFGLKKNDRATIIKFLEAVKVFSFQANIGDARSLIINPSTTTHIELPERAQELADIHSETIRLSIGLEDVNDLIADLEQAFVAIQ; encoded by the coding sequence ATGTCAAATCAATTTTCTTTTGATACGCTTAAATTGCACGCAGGCTATAATCCTGCTGAACACAACCACGCCGTTTCGGTGCCCATTTACCAGACAACCGCATTTACGCTCGACACCGTAAAGCGTAGCGACGATCTGTTTTATTTCGACAGCGCCGAAGCACTTTATACACGACTTTCTAATCCGACAACGGATGTACTTGATGCGCGCCTTACGGCACTCCACCCGGGAGCAACCGGAGCTGTCACGCTTTCTTCGGGCATGGCAGCGGTTACGTATTCGCTTTTGAACGTCACAGCAGGCAAAGGCAGAATCCTTGCAACAGCTCGTTCTTACGGCGGATCTTTCGATAGTTTCGAACAAATCTTCGGAGAGACGGGCGTCAAGTATGACATTGTAGAAAACCCTGACGATCCGGCAAATTTCGAGGCACTCGTTAAAGAAGACACCAAGGTAATCTACATCGAATCGATCACCAACCCGAACGCCACCATTCTGGATATCGAAGCGATCGCAAATATCGCCCACAAGCATGGAATTCCGCTGATTGTCGACAACACGGTGGCAACCCCCTACTTGCTGAACCCCTTTGATTTTGGCGCCGACGTGGTTGTTTATTCGGCCACCAAGGGCCTTACGGGTCACGGAAACGTGATTGCCGGTGCCATTGTAGAAAACGGCAAGTTCAACTGGAAAAACGGAAAGTTCCCGCAGTTTGACGGCCAGCCGCATTTCTTGGTGTCGCAGCAGGGCGTACCCCGCAGTTTTTACGACGTGTTCCCGAATACGCCATTCACCGGCCGTATCCGCGCCATTCACCTGAATTACCTGGGCGGTGCCATCGCCCCGTTCAATTCCTACCTGGTGCTTCTTGGAATTGAAACCCTTTCGGAACGTCTTTCGAAATCGGTAAAGTCTGCTGAAAAAATTGTAGAATTTTTGGAAACGCGCCCCGAGGTTTCTTGGGTCAATCACCCGCACGCAAAAAACAGCAAGTACAAGGCGCTCGCCGCCAAGTATTTCCCCAAGGGTGCCGGAGCAATCCTGAGTTTTGGCCTTAAAAAGAACGACCGCGCAACCATTATCAAGTTCTTGGAAGCCGTTAAAGTTTTCAGTTTCCAGGCAAATATCGGTGACGCCCGTTCGCTCATTATCAACCCGTCTACAACCACCCACATCGAGCTCCCGGAACGCGCCCAGGAACTAGCCGACATCCATTCCGAAACCATCCGCCTTTCGATTGGTCTCGAAGATGTGAACGACTTGATTGCTGACCTAGAACAGGCCTTCGTCGCAATCCAATAG
- a CDS encoding aminotransferase class III-fold pyridoxal phosphate-dependent enzyme: MSNNVSYVAGENAASYEKARKYNLFSFANAPHKDYKPFFVDHADGIYVYDGAGKEYIDIASELVNVNIGFNNRHIIEAVQKQVERLAYIAPRHAFAEAGELSELLIEKIAPKNMKKVLFTLGGSEANEFAIRFVKAFTGRDKIFSKYESYHGSTYGASSLTGESERASLFPTIPGFIKYPAPHLYGYDIKFKTEEEATKHFLSRLEYQIQQECPESVAAVFIESVTGSNGVYLYPKGYLKGVREICDKYGILMVCDEVMSGFLRTGEWFACQADGVEPDLITFAKGVNSAYAPLGGVLISEKIANYYEENAFTAGLTYNAHPLGVAAAIACIEEYFRLDVKGNVKKQEPLLKKKLAELKAKHPSVGDVRSVGLFGAIEFSYSKDHKDVIRKNAAGEPFLGNFITKLRNDYGILTMGGGSTIIVAPPLIINEAQIEEIFARLDKAISEYADGLIK; encoded by the coding sequence ATGTCAAATAACGTTAGTTATGTGGCGGGAGAAAATGCCGCCTCTTATGAAAAGGCCCGAAAGTATAACCTGTTTTCTTTCGCGAATGCCCCCCATAAAGATTACAAGCCGTTCTTTGTAGACCATGCCGACGGTATCTACGTTTACGATGGTGCAGGCAAGGAATACATCGATATTGCGTCGGAACTGGTGAACGTGAATATCGGCTTTAATAACCGCCACATTATTGAAGCGGTGCAAAAGCAGGTGGAACGTTTGGCTTACATCGCTCCGCGTCATGCCTTTGCCGAAGCTGGCGAACTCAGCGAACTCTTGATTGAAAAGATTGCCCCGAAGAACATGAAAAAGGTGCTGTTTACACTGGGTGGCTCCGAAGCGAATGAATTTGCCATTCGTTTTGTGAAGGCGTTTACGGGCCGCGACAAGATTTTCTCGAAGTATGAATCTTATCACGGAAGCACTTACGGTGCGTCGAGCTTGACGGGCGAAAGCGAACGCGCTTCGCTGTTCCCGACGATTCCCGGATTCATCAAGTATCCGGCTCCGCACCTTTACGGTTACGATATCAAGTTCAAGACCGAAGAAGAAGCGACCAAGCATTTCCTTTCTCGCCTGGAATACCAGATTCAGCAGGAATGCCCGGAATCGGTGGCGGCTGTGTTTATTGAATCGGTCACGGGTTCTAACGGCGTTTATCTTTACCCCAAGGGATACCTGAAGGGTGTCCGCGAAATCTGCGACAAGTACGGAATTTTGATGGTGTGCGACGAAGTCATGAGTGGCTTCTTGCGCACGGGTGAATGGTTCGCTTGCCAGGCCGACGGCGTGGAACCGGACTTGATTACTTTTGCAAAGGGTGTGAACAGCGCTTACGCTCCGCTCGGCGGCGTGCTCATTAGCGAAAAGATTGCGAATTATTATGAGGAAAATGCCTTTACCGCAGGGCTTACCTATAATGCGCATCCGCTCGGCGTTGCGGCGGCTATTGCCTGTATCGAAGAATATTTCCGCTTGGATGTCAAGGGCAATGTGAAAAAACAGGAACCCCTTTTGAAGAAAAAACTTGCGGAACTCAAGGCAAAGCACCCTTCTGTTGGTGACGTGCGTTCTGTGGGTCTCTTCGGTGCCATCGAATTCAGCTACAGCAAGGATCATAAGGACGTGATTCGCAAGAATGCAGCGGGTGAACCCTTCCTTGGAAACTTCATCACGAAACTCCGCAACGATTACGGCATTCTCACGATGGGCGGCGGCTCCACGATTATTGTGGCTCCTCCGCTGATTATCAACGAAGCCCAAATCGAAGAAATCTTTGCTCGTCTGGACAAAGCGATTAGCGAATACGCCGACGGTTTAATAAAATAA